A window of Bradyrhizobium diazoefficiens genomic DNA:
GCGGCATGATCGCGCTGTCCTACGGCAACGGCAAGACGGTGCGGGTGCCCAAGGGCTTCTCCGTGCTGGAAGCCAGCCTGCGCCACAATCTGCCGCATGCCAGCGTCTGCGGCGGCCGCGCCCGCTGCTCGACCTGCCGCATCCGCGTCATCGGCGATCATGCCGCCCTGCCTCAGCCGTCGCAGCGCGAGGCCTTCGTGCTCACTCGCGTCGGCACCAATGATCCCTCGATCAGGCTGGCCTGCCAGCTGCGACCGACGTCGGACCTCTCCTTCTTCCAACTCTTCACTCCGCAAGCGTCGGGGAGCGCGCAGGCACCGGCGCGGATCGGCCAGGAGCGCTATCTCGTCAGTCTGTTCGTGGACATGCGCGGCTCGACGCAGCTCGCCGAGAAGCGGCTGCCGTTCGATACCGTCTTCATCGTCAACCGCTTCCTCGGCGCGGTGTCGCAGGCCGTGATCGAGAATGGCGGCCAGCCGAACCAGTTCGTCGGCGACGGCATGCTGGCGCTGTTCGGGCTATCGGCCGAGCCGCGAACCGCCTGCCGGCAGGCGCTGAAGGCCGCCGGCGCCATCGCCACGTATATCGACGAGCTGAACCAGCTCCTGAGCCACGATCTTCGCCAGCCGATCCGCTTCGGCATCGGCATCCACGGCGGCGAGGTCATCATCGGCGACATCGGCTACCGCGATCACATCGTCTTCACGGCGCTCGGCGACGCCGTCAACGTCGCCGCCCGCCTCCAGGACATGACCAAGGCGCTGGCCTGCGAGGCGATCGTCTCGGAGGAGATCCGCCGCACCGCGGGCCTCGCCGACGATGCGCTGCCGCAACAGGAGGTCGCGATCCGCGGCCGCGACGAGCCGATGGCGGTGCATGTGG
This region includes:
- a CDS encoding adenylate/guanylate cyclase domain-containing protein — translated: MVTATIHMSELVRATSVRQVRLVCGVILFSYVVSHFLNHALGNISVEAMEAGVYYHTAFWQFLPVAILFYTAALTHMALGIYALYQRRQFRWRTIEPLQLVLGLSIPVLVMAHVIGVRLGHTLYDHQKLYPQELYLFFVAAPGRLWQMTLLLLVAWVHGCIGIYFWLRLRSFFARAAPYLLAAAVLIPTLSLLGIYQGGRSVAFEADDGEWRTHNLGRHQVGTVAEGNTLDRITGGLTVGYFGLLALALTARGARAWRERRGGMIALSYGNGKTVRVPKGFSVLEASLRHNLPHASVCGGRARCSTCRIRVIGDHAALPQPSQREAFVLTRVGTNDPSIRLACQLRPTSDLSFFQLFTPQASGSAQAPARIGQERYLVSLFVDMRGSTQLAEKRLPFDTVFIVNRFLGAVSQAVIENGGQPNQFVGDGMLALFGLSAEPRTACRQALKAAGAIATYIDELNQLLSHDLRQPIRFGIGIHGGEVIIGDIGYRDHIVFTALGDAVNVAARLQDMTKALACEAIVSEEIRRTAGLADDALPQQEVAIRGRDEPMAVHVVADARQLSVLVDGGERVAA